From Chryseobacterium sp. H1D6B, a single genomic window includes:
- a CDS encoding Lrp/AsnC family transcriptional regulator encodes MDAKDKMILSIIQEDSTLSVKEISEKIGLTFTPTYERIKHLEKQGVIEKYVGLLNREKLGLNIVVYCNVRLKEQSKKVLETFEKNIGKYDEVQEIISLSGEYDYMLKIIAKDINSYNNFAVNVISNIPNIGQYHSSIVLHEVKKSTKFKIDLE; translated from the coding sequence ATGGACGCTAAAGACAAAATGATTCTCAGTATTATTCAGGAAGACTCTACCTTATCTGTTAAAGAAATTTCAGAAAAGATCGGTCTTACCTTCACACCTACTTATGAACGTATCAAACATTTAGAGAAGCAGGGCGTTATTGAGAAATATGTAGGTCTTCTGAACCGTGAAAAACTAGGGCTTAATATTGTGGTCTACTGCAACGTCCGCCTCAAGGAACAGTCTAAAAAAGTACTTGAAACTTTTGAAAAGAATATTGGAAAATACGATGAAGTGCAGGAAATCATAAGTCTTTCTGGAGAATACGATTATATGCTGAAGATCATTGCTAAGGATATTAATTCTTATAATAACTTCGCCGTCAATGTAATTTCAAATATTCCCAATATTGGACAGTATCACAGCTCTATCGTCCTTCATGAGGTGAAAAAATCCACCAAATTCAAGATAGATCTGGAATAA
- a CDS encoding aspartate carbamoyltransferase catalytic subunit — MFTITELSTEKINSILAEALAFAEGKTAKIEGEVFCSNLFFEDSTRTKTSFDMAERKLGLQVVPFDASHSSVNKGESLYDTVKTIESLGVDLVVIRDKKDGFFEELKNIKIPVINGGDGTGNHPSQCMLDLMTIYQEFGKFEGLKVGIVGDVKHSRVANSNAEALRRLGVKVYFSGPEDWFDEGALINGTYLSLDEMIGEVDVLMLLRIQHERHDAKMSFTASDYHRRYGLTKEREKAMKKEAIIMHPAPINRGVEIDTDLVECGRSRIFKQMQNGVFARMAILKNALEEKGFKFIK; from the coding sequence ATGTTTACGATCACAGAACTAAGTACCGAGAAAATCAATAGTATACTGGCCGAAGCGCTCGCTTTTGCAGAGGGAAAAACTGCTAAAATTGAAGGCGAAGTTTTCTGCTCAAATCTCTTCTTTGAAGACAGCACGAGAACAAAAACAAGCTTCGATATGGCCGAGAGAAAATTAGGATTACAGGTTGTTCCTTTTGATGCCTCTCACAGTTCAGTAAACAAAGGAGAAAGTTTATATGACACGGTAAAAACGATTGAGAGTTTAGGAGTAGATCTGGTTGTGATAAGAGATAAAAAAGACGGATTCTTTGAAGAATTAAAAAATATCAAGATTCCTGTGATCAACGGCGGAGACGGAACAGGAAACCATCCTTCTCAGTGTATGCTTGATTTAATGACTATCTATCAGGAATTTGGAAAGTTTGAAGGCCTGAAAGTAGGAATAGTAGGAGATGTAAAACACAGCCGTGTTGCGAATTCTAATGCAGAAGCATTAAGAAGACTGGGAGTAAAAGTATACTTCTCAGGGCCTGAAGATTGGTTTGATGAAGGAGCTTTGATCAATGGAACCTATCTTTCTTTAGATGAAATGATAGGGGAAGTAGATGTACTGATGCTGCTGAGAATCCAGCATGAAAGACATGATGCTAAAATGAGTTTCACTGCTTCTGACTACCATAGAAGATATGGACTGACAAAAGAACGTGAAAAAGCAATGAAAAAAGAAGCGATTATCATGCATCCAGCACCTATCAATAGAGGAGTAGAAATAGATACCGACTTAGTAGAATGCGGACGCTCAAGAATTTTCAAGCAGATGCAGAACGGCGTTTTTGCAAGAATGGCGATACTTAAAAATGCCTTGGAAGAAAAAGGTTTTAAGTTTATTAAATAA
- a CDS encoding carbamoyl phosphate synthase small subunit has product MKKKLILESGEVFYGEGFGAEKDTAGEVVFNTGMTGYQELISDPSYCGQIVCMTYPLIGNYGINRDDYESIEPAIKGLIVKEICDFPSNFRTQITLEELFKKKNLSGISGIDTRRLTRILRNSGVVKGKIVHADADEETTVEELKSTTFPTNQVEMVSTKTPYANPGRGFKVVLVDFGSKLGIIRELSQRNCDIIVVSHDTSAEDILLMNPDGIMLSNGPGDPEDNPKALDMIRGLLGKVPIFGICLGHQLIGLACGAKTFKLKFGHRGGNHPVLDLEKNKVAITSQNHGYAVDQESLKDTDLVETHIALNDRTNEGLKHKFYPCFSVQYHPEASPGPEDANYLFDDFIDSMEDFKKIK; this is encoded by the coding sequence ATGAAGAAAAAATTAATACTGGAATCCGGTGAAGTATTTTATGGAGAAGGTTTCGGTGCAGAAAAAGACACTGCAGGCGAAGTAGTATTTAATACAGGAATGACGGGGTATCAGGAACTTATTTCCGATCCGTCTTACTGCGGGCAGATTGTATGTATGACGTATCCGCTGATTGGAAACTACGGGATCAACCGTGATGACTATGAAAGCATTGAACCAGCAATTAAGGGTCTGATTGTAAAAGAAATTTGTGATTTTCCATCCAATTTCCGTACTCAGATTACTTTAGAAGAGCTGTTCAAAAAGAAAAACCTTTCTGGGATTTCAGGAATTGATACAAGAAGATTAACAAGAATTCTTCGTAACTCCGGAGTAGTGAAAGGAAAAATTGTCCATGCAGATGCTGATGAAGAAACAACGGTAGAAGAATTAAAATCAACTACTTTCCCTACCAACCAAGTGGAAATGGTATCTACAAAAACACCTTATGCTAATCCGGGAAGAGGTTTCAAAGTTGTGCTTGTAGATTTCGGTTCTAAATTAGGAATCATCAGAGAACTTTCTCAAAGAAACTGTGACATCATTGTAGTTTCTCATGATACTTCAGCCGAAGACATCTTATTAATGAATCCGGACGGGATTATGCTTTCAAACGGTCCTGGAGACCCTGAAGACAACCCTAAAGCTTTAGATATGATCCGCGGATTATTAGGAAAAGTTCCAATTTTTGGAATCTGCCTAGGACATCAGCTGATCGGGCTGGCCTGCGGGGCTAAAACTTTCAAACTGAAATTTGGGCACAGAGGAGGAAACCACCCGGTTTTAGATTTAGAAAAGAATAAAGTAGCGATCACTTCTCAGAATCATGGGTATGCAGTAGATCAGGAAAGTCTTAAAGATACGGATCTTGTAGAAACACATATTGCACTGAATGACAGAACGAATGAAGGATTAAAACATAAGTTCTACCCTTGTTTCTCAGTACAGTACCACCCTGAAGCAAGTCCTGGCCCTGAAGATGCAAACTATCTTTTTGACGACTTTATTGATTCAATGGAAGATTTTAAAAAGATAAAATAG
- a CDS encoding four helix bundle protein — protein sequence MHNFEKLLFWQKSIELAKQIYIVCGDLPNEEKFGLISQIKRSVVSIPSNIAEGAGRNNDREFYHFLGIANASSFELQTQLILIRELGMVNSEKITV from the coding sequence ATGCATAATTTTGAGAAATTACTTTTTTGGCAGAAATCAATAGAACTTGCAAAACAGATTTATATTGTTTGTGGTGATTTACCAAACGAAGAAAAATTTGGGCTGATTTCTCAGATTAAAAGATCAGTAGTTTCAATTCCATCAAATATTGCTGAAGGAGCTGGAAGAAATAATGACAGAGAGTTTTACCATTTTCTAGGAATTGCCAACGCCTCTTCTTTCGAATTACAAACCCAATTAATTTTAATAAGAGAACTAGGTATGGTTAATTCAGAAAAAATCACAGTCTAA
- the carB gene encoding carbamoyl-phosphate synthase large subunit: MAKRTDIKTILVIGSGPIIIGQAAEFDYAGTQACLSLKEEGYKVILINSNPATIMTDVEIADKVYIEPISLQFVSHIIRKERPDALLPTLGGQTGLNMAVELEKSGILEECKVEVLGTTLSAINRAEDRDLFRELMRELNEPVPESDIVNTVEGALTFAESIGYPVIVRPAFTMGGTGGGIAANEAELKEIAELGLKYSPVTQCLIERSIAGFKEIEYEVMRDANDNAIVVCNMENIDPVGVHTGDSIVVAPSQTLSDREYQLLRNASLKIIRALGIEGGCNVQLALDPHSFEYYIIEVNPRVSRSSALASKATGYPIAKIAAKIAVGLTLDEIMNPVTGKTYACFEPALDYVVTKFPRFPFDKFETADRRLSTQMKATGEVMAIGRNFEESLQKAVRSLETGLRHLGLKTKQAAALTAEDIERRIRVCDDERLFIICDALRRGYDWEQIVEWSKIDKFFIYKLKKLVDFEKTIADNKFDKETLIKAKKLGFSDQNIAHLWESKQREIYNFRKENGVIPVYKMVDTCAAEFESETPYFYGTYEEENESIVSDKQKVIVLGSGPIRIGQGVEFDYATVHSVWAIKEMGYEAIIINNNPETVSTDFSISDKLYFEPLTEEDVMSIIDLEKPMGVVVQFGGQTAINLADKLASYGVKILGTSLEDLDRAENRDKFEKALQEMGIPQPLGKTSTSKEEAIKIANEIGYPVLVRPSYVLGGRAMEIVYTEAELSHYMEFAVDASPEHPVLVDRYITGKEVEVDAICDGETVVIPGIMEHIERAGVHSGDSIAVYPPQNVSQEELDLLVDYTERLAKGLNVIGLMNIQYVLFEGNVFVIEVNPRSSRTVPFLSKITEIPMANLATKAILGQKLKDLGYKNGLVPKKEGVFVKVPVFSFSKLTKVDISLGPEMKSTGEVMGKDTTLEKALYKGLIAAGRKVPMHGSILFTVADKHKQEAADLAARFHEVGFRIWATEGTAKFFEEKGIPCKIGYKIGEESVNLIDLIQKGKVQYVVNTMTKGKQVERDGFQIRRMSVENGVPCLTSMDTVEAILKVIESMSFKMETM; this comes from the coding sequence ATGGCAAAACGTACAGATATAAAAACAATTTTAGTAATAGGTTCAGGGCCGATCATCATTGGGCAGGCGGCAGAATTCGATTACGCAGGAACGCAGGCTTGTCTGTCTTTAAAAGAAGAAGGCTACAAGGTAATTTTGATCAACTCAAACCCTGCAACGATCATGACAGATGTTGAAATTGCAGATAAAGTTTATATTGAACCAATTTCACTTCAGTTTGTAAGCCATATCATCAGAAAAGAACGTCCGGATGCACTTCTTCCTACCTTGGGAGGACAGACTGGATTGAATATGGCGGTAGAATTGGAAAAATCAGGAATTCTTGAAGAATGCAAAGTAGAAGTCCTAGGAACTACACTTTCTGCGATCAACAGAGCGGAAGACAGAGATCTTTTCCGTGAACTGATGAGAGAACTGAATGAGCCGGTTCCAGAATCAGACATTGTAAATACGGTAGAAGGAGCACTGACGTTTGCTGAAAGCATCGGCTATCCAGTAATTGTCCGCCCGGCCTTCACAATGGGAGGAACAGGAGGAGGAATCGCTGCCAACGAAGCTGAATTGAAAGAAATTGCAGAATTAGGACTAAAATACAGCCCTGTTACTCAATGTCTTATCGAAAGATCAATTGCCGGCTTCAAAGAAATTGAATACGAAGTAATGCGTGATGCCAACGACAATGCGATCGTAGTCTGCAACATGGAAAATATAGACCCAGTTGGGGTTCACACAGGAGATTCTATTGTAGTAGCGCCTTCACAGACGCTTTCAGACAGAGAATACCAGTTATTGAGAAATGCTTCTCTAAAAATCATCAGAGCTTTAGGAATTGAAGGAGGATGTAACGTACAGTTAGCACTTGACCCGCATTCATTTGAATATTATATCATCGAAGTAAATCCAAGAGTTTCCCGTTCTTCAGCATTGGCAAGTAAAGCGACAGGATATCCGATCGCTAAAATCGCTGCTAAAATCGCCGTGGGATTAACGCTGGATGAGATCATGAATCCTGTTACAGGAAAGACTTATGCTTGTTTTGAACCGGCTTTGGATTATGTGGTTACTAAATTCCCAAGATTCCCTTTCGATAAATTCGAGACGGCAGACAGAAGACTTTCAACACAGATGAAAGCTACGGGAGAAGTAATGGCAATCGGAAGAAACTTTGAAGAATCTTTACAGAAAGCGGTTCGTTCCCTGGAAACAGGATTAAGACATTTAGGATTAAAAACAAAACAGGCCGCGGCTTTAACAGCCGAAGATATTGAAAGAAGAATCAGAGTCTGTGACGACGAAAGATTATTCATTATCTGTGATGCTTTAAGAAGAGGGTACGACTGGGAACAGATTGTAGAATGGAGTAAAATTGATAAATTCTTCATCTATAAATTGAAGAAGCTTGTTGATTTCGAAAAAACAATCGCAGATAATAAATTTGACAAGGAAACGTTAATCAAAGCTAAAAAATTAGGGTTCTCAGATCAGAATATCGCTCACTTATGGGAATCAAAACAGAGAGAAATTTATAATTTCAGAAAAGAAAACGGAGTGATCCCTGTTTATAAAATGGTGGATACCTGCGCGGCAGAATTTGAAAGTGAGACTCCTTATTTCTACGGAACTTATGAAGAAGAAAATGAAAGTATAGTTTCGGATAAACAAAAGGTAATCGTTTTAGGTTCAGGACCAATCAGAATCGGACAGGGAGTAGAATTTGACTACGCTACAGTGCACTCAGTTTGGGCAATCAAAGAAATGGGTTACGAAGCGATTATCATCAACAACAACCCTGAAACAGTTTCTACAGACTTCTCTATTTCAGACAAATTATACTTCGAACCTTTAACGGAAGAAGATGTAATGAGTATCATCGACCTTGAAAAACCAATGGGAGTGGTAGTTCAGTTTGGAGGACAGACAGCTATTAACTTAGCTGATAAACTGGCAAGCTACGGCGTGAAGATCTTAGGAACTTCATTAGAAGACCTAGACAGAGCTGAAAACAGAGATAAATTTGAAAAAGCTCTTCAGGAAATGGGAATTCCCCAGCCTCTAGGGAAAACATCAACTTCAAAAGAAGAAGCTATAAAAATTGCTAATGAGATCGGTTATCCGGTTTTAGTACGTCCAAGTTATGTGTTAGGAGGAAGAGCAATGGAAATAGTGTATACAGAAGCAGAATTGTCTCACTATATGGAGTTTGCAGTAGATGCAAGCCCGGAACACCCGGTTTTAGTAGACCGCTACATTACTGGAAAAGAAGTAGAAGTAGATGCGATCTGCGATGGAGAAACGGTAGTAATTCCTGGAATTATGGAACATATCGAAAGAGCAGGAGTACACTCTGGAGATTCAATCGCTGTCTATCCGCCTCAAAATGTTTCTCAAGAGGAACTTGATCTATTAGTAGATTATACCGAGAGACTGGCAAAAGGACTGAATGTGATTGGATTAATGAATATCCAGTACGTTCTGTTTGAAGGAAATGTTTTTGTAATTGAAGTGAATCCGCGTTCATCAAGAACGGTTCCTTTCCTTTCAAAAATTACGGAGATTCCAATGGCTAATCTTGCTACGAAAGCGATTTTAGGCCAGAAACTTAAAGATCTGGGATATAAAAACGGTTTAGTTCCGAAAAAAGAAGGAGTTTTTGTAAAAGTTCCCGTGTTCTCTTTCTCAAAACTAACGAAAGTTGATATCTCTTTAGGGCCAGAAATGAAGTCTACAGGAGAAGTAATGGGTAAAGACACGACACTGGAGAAAGCGCTTTACAAAGGACTGATTGCAGCAGGAAGAAAAGTTCCTATGCATGGTTCTATTTTGTTCACAGTAGCTGATAAACATAAGCAGGAAGCGGCTGATCTGGCGGCGAGATTCCATGAAGTAGGATTCAGAATCTGGGCAACGGAAGGAACGGCTAAATTCTTCGAAGAAAAAGGAATTCCTTGTAAAATAGGATACAAAATCGGAGAAGAAAGTGTAAACCTGATCGACCTGATCCAAAAAGGAAAAGTTCAGTATGTTGTCAACACCATGACAAAAGGAAAACAGGTTGAAAGAGACGGTTTCCAGATCAGAAGAATGAGTGTTGAAAACGGTGTTCCTTGTTTAACATCAATGGATACAGTTGAAGCAATTTTAAAAGTAATCGAAAGCATGAGTTTCAAAATGGAAACGATGTAA
- a CDS encoding DUF1801 domain-containing protein, producing the protein MNIQEQIKEYITSQPEQKRSAMQELHDVILKIMPGCKLWFLDGKNSENKTVSNPNIGYGLHIIQYADGKTREFYQIGLSANKTGISVYILGINDKTYLAKTYGAKIGKAGVTGYCIKFKTLKDINIEILKEAIRDGFDHSMKK; encoded by the coding sequence ATGAACATACAAGAACAGATCAAAGAATATATTACCAGCCAGCCTGAACAAAAACGCAGCGCCATGCAGGAGCTGCATGACGTAATTCTGAAAATAATGCCGGGATGTAAATTATGGTTCTTAGATGGTAAAAACAGTGAAAATAAAACAGTATCCAATCCTAATATAGGATATGGACTTCACATCATACAATATGCTGATGGAAAAACCAGAGAGTTTTATCAAATCGGTCTCAGTGCAAACAAAACCGGAATCTCTGTTTATATCCTTGGTATCAATGATAAGACATACTTAGCCAAAACATATGGCGCAAAAATAGGGAAGGCAGGTGTAACCGGTTACTGCATTAAGTTCAAAACTTTAAAAGATATAAACATTGAAATACTTAAAGAAGCAATACGGGATGGATTTGATCACAGCATGAAAAAATAG
- a CDS encoding GLPGLI family protein: MKKILILVSIVLYSVLFSQNETDTSSIKVRYFMVMAPDSTLLKNEDEASVFSYSLLCNTRKSIYADECAKPFYDYLHNNAGNYGILPISSYPRSESSIYKDGDKITATLPIGRKDLYRFEEPALKWELINDKQKIILSYKCNLAKATSDTGKVYYAWYTPSIPISEGPFRFKGLNGLVLEVYNEEKTILITSVKIAKVSELIEPIRYVTIYDLKDKSQFLKKRKEFMENPNLNSYQSPYKAIGPDGQEIKIDRRQSMKKILENNLLD, translated from the coding sequence ATGAAAAAAATATTAATTCTGGTTTCAATTGTTTTGTACTCCGTGCTTTTCTCGCAAAATGAGACTGATACATCCAGTATAAAAGTCCGTTATTTTATGGTAATGGCACCAGATTCTACTTTATTAAAAAATGAAGATGAAGCATCTGTTTTCAGCTATTCGCTGTTATGCAACACCAGGAAATCTATTTATGCAGATGAATGTGCAAAGCCTTTTTATGACTATCTACATAATAATGCAGGCAATTATGGTATTCTCCCCATAAGCAGTTACCCAAGATCTGAAAGCAGCATCTACAAAGACGGCGATAAAATAACAGCCACACTTCCTATTGGAAGGAAAGATTTATATAGATTTGAAGAACCTGCTTTAAAATGGGAGTTAATTAATGATAAGCAAAAAATCATATTGTCTTATAAGTGTAATTTAGCTAAAGCCACATCTGATACCGGAAAAGTCTATTACGCATGGTATACCCCTTCAATACCTATTTCTGAAGGACCCTTTAGGTTTAAAGGACTTAATGGTTTGGTTTTAGAAGTTTATAATGAAGAAAAAACGATATTAATCACTTCTGTCAAAATTGCTAAAGTGAGCGAATTGATTGAACCTATTAGATATGTAACCATTTATGATCTAAAGGACAAATCCCAATTTTTAAAAAAGAGGAAGGAATTTATGGAAAATCCTAATTTAAATAGTTATCAGTCTCCATATAAAGCGATAGGGCCAGACGGACAGGAAATTAAAATAGACAGAAGGCAGTCAATGAAAAAAATACTAGAAAATAATTTATTGGATTAG
- a CDS encoding ABC transporter ATP-binding protein produces the protein MTKHQHRVSEVYHFFDNKDTVLGFRKLLDCAMDTQNMEIYKNAIELTDWKEQYPENTEELIQRSKALLDKIQNISVQEYPLEKSVLQAKNIVKSYGAKRFSLGPVSMEINKGQVYGLVGENGNGKTTLLRILAKEISHNGGELSYSFNQKPKDEYDLRTKLVYIPQRTAKWYGSLKDNLKFVLSNYGVNPEENETRTLMMIARLGLWSYKHLKWSELSSGYKMRFELARTLLRKPEILLLDEPLANLDVVAQQVILEDLKSIANSVNHPIALILSSQQLYEVEKVSDKVIFLKNGQYKDNSDLKSNEENHLIIEIDTPVSREQLLAVFKNFNLEKLNFNGGVYVAYFTAQTEFYEVITALGNAKADIVYIRNISSSTRRFFVS, from the coding sequence ATGACGAAGCATCAGCATCGGGTAAGTGAGGTCTATCACTTTTTCGACAATAAAGATACGGTACTGGGTTTTCGGAAATTGCTGGACTGCGCAATGGATACTCAAAATATGGAGATCTATAAGAACGCCATTGAGCTCACAGACTGGAAAGAGCAGTATCCTGAAAATACCGAAGAACTTATTCAAAGATCTAAAGCTCTTTTAGATAAAATCCAAAACATTTCCGTGCAGGAATATCCATTGGAAAAATCTGTACTTCAGGCAAAAAATATTGTAAAATCTTATGGCGCCAAAAGGTTTTCTTTAGGACCTGTATCTATGGAAATCAATAAAGGGCAGGTGTATGGATTAGTAGGTGAAAATGGAAACGGGAAAACGACACTTTTAAGGATCTTGGCAAAAGAAATATCCCATAATGGCGGAGAGCTGAGCTACTCATTCAACCAAAAACCTAAAGATGAATATGATCTCCGTACAAAACTGGTTTACATTCCGCAGAGAACAGCAAAATGGTACGGAAGTCTTAAAGATAATCTGAAATTCGTTCTTTCTAATTACGGAGTAAACCCTGAAGAGAATGAAACCCGGACATTGATGATGATCGCAAGGCTGGGTTTATGGAGCTATAAACATCTTAAATGGAGCGAACTTTCCTCAGGGTATAAAATGCGTTTCGAGCTGGCACGTACCCTTCTAAGAAAGCCTGAAATTCTGCTTTTAGACGAACCGCTTGCCAATCTTGATGTAGTGGCCCAGCAGGTTATTTTGGAAGACCTAAAATCGATTGCCAATTCTGTGAATCATCCGATTGCTTTGATTTTGAGCTCCCAGCAGCTTTATGAAGTAGAAAAAGTTTCGGATAAAGTTATTTTCTTGAAAAACGGGCAGTATAAAGATAATTCTGATTTGAAAAGTAATGAGGAGAACCATTTGATTATAGAAATAGATACTCCAGTTTCGAGAGAACAATTACTGGCGGTTTTCAAAAATTTCAATTTGGAAAAACTGAATTTTAACGGCGGAGTATATGTAGCTTATTTTACAGCACAAACAGAATTTTATGAAGTAATAACCGCTTTGGGTAATGCAAAAGCAGACATTGTTTATATCCGTAATATTTCATCTTCCACAAGAAGGTTCTTCGTCAGCTAA
- a CDS encoding isocitrate lyase/phosphoenolpyruvate mutase family protein, translated as MTNFQIFKELHKNNEPLLLGNIWNPQSAMVYEKLGYKALATSSSAVAHSLGYEDGENMTFDEYFYMAGRILKSISIPLTVDLEGGYGSSTDTIVSNISRLAGIGAAGINIEDSRMVDGTRKIMDKEVFFEKLKAVVSKLKENEIEMFINVRTDTFLLGLEDPVNETLKRIQLFGKTGIDGFFVPCITAENDIEIIVNSTALPVNVMAVPELPDFKILKNLGVKRISSGNFLNGYIYKNLEEKGLEIMKEQSFSPIFK; from the coding sequence ATGACAAATTTTCAAATTTTTAAAGAACTGCATAAAAATAATGAACCTTTACTGTTAGGAAATATCTGGAATCCGCAGAGTGCTATGGTGTATGAAAAATTGGGTTATAAAGCATTAGCAACTTCAAGTTCTGCAGTTGCCCATAGTTTAGGTTATGAAGACGGGGAGAATATGACGTTTGATGAATACTTTTATATGGCTGGAAGAATTTTGAAATCCATATCAATTCCATTAACAGTAGATCTAGAAGGAGGGTATGGCAGCAGTACAGATACAATTGTTTCCAATATTTCCAGACTTGCTGGAATAGGTGCAGCCGGCATTAATATAGAAGACAGCCGTATGGTTGATGGAACCAGGAAAATCATGGATAAAGAAGTATTTTTTGAAAAACTGAAAGCTGTTGTTTCAAAACTAAAAGAGAATGAAATTGAAATGTTCATCAATGTCAGAACAGATACATTTCTGCTGGGATTAGAAGATCCTGTCAATGAAACCTTAAAAAGGATTCAGCTGTTTGGAAAAACTGGTATTGATGGGTTTTTTGTTCCCTGCATTACTGCTGAAAATGACATTGAAATCATTGTAAACTCAACAGCACTTCCTGTCAATGTAATGGCTGTGCCTGAGCTTCCTGATTTTAAAATTCTCAAAAATTTAGGAGTGAAAAGAATATCATCTGGTAATTTTCTAAATGGGTATATTTATAAAAATTTAGAAGAAAAAGGCCTGGAAATAATGAAAGAACAAAGTTTTTCACCCATTTTTAAATAA
- a CDS encoding methylated-DNA--[protein]-cysteine S-methyltransferase: MKLTEERMYQASLDKDSSFEGTYWMAVKTTGIFCRPTCTARKPKKENVEFFLNTDEAIEKGYRACKICRPLEKLNETPPYIQELLDELHQNESVKIKDADLLKRNIEPVTIRRWFLKNHGMTFQAFQREFRMSKAFKKIKNGESIIETALDSGYESLSGFNERFKNILGVSPKNSKIQMIIDLKRIETPLGTMFACAVDEGICLLEFTDRKNMEKQFISLSKALNAEIVQGENKHFTQLEQELKEYFEGKRQKFEVPLYTTGTEFQKKVWQLLREIPIGETRTYKQQSEFLGNPKAVRAVGTANGINKIAIIIPCHRVIGSNGDLIGYAGGIWRKQKLLELEKAILF; encoded by the coding sequence ATGAAACTTACAGAGGAAAGAATGTATCAGGCATCTTTAGATAAAGACTCTTCATTTGAAGGGACTTACTGGATGGCTGTAAAAACTACCGGGATATTCTGCCGGCCGACCTGTACTGCCCGGAAGCCTAAAAAAGAAAACGTAGAATTTTTTCTGAACACAGATGAAGCCATTGAAAAAGGGTACAGAGCATGTAAAATATGCAGACCGCTTGAAAAATTAAATGAAACGCCTCCCTATATCCAGGAATTATTAGATGAGCTGCACCAGAACGAATCTGTAAAAATCAAAGATGCCGACCTGCTGAAAAGGAATATTGAACCTGTAACGATCCGCCGCTGGTTTTTGAAAAATCATGGAATGACCTTTCAGGCTTTTCAAAGAGAATTCAGGATGAGCAAGGCTTTCAAAAAAATAAAAAATGGTGAAAGTATCATAGAAACGGCTCTAGATTCTGGATACGAAAGTTTAAGCGGTTTTAACGAACGTTTTAAAAATATCCTTGGGGTTTCACCCAAAAACAGTAAAATACAAATGATTATTGATCTTAAAAGAATTGAAACTCCTCTGGGAACCATGTTTGCGTGTGCAGTAGATGAAGGAATCTGCCTGCTTGAATTTACAGACCGGAAAAATATGGAGAAACAGTTTATCTCATTATCAAAAGCTTTAAATGCAGAAATTGTGCAGGGTGAAAATAAACACTTTACACAGCTGGAACAGGAACTGAAAGAATACTTTGAAGGGAAAAGACAAAAATTTGAGGTTCCTTTGTACACTACCGGAACCGAATTTCAGAAAAAAGTATGGCAGCTGCTGCGTGAAATACCAATAGGCGAAACCAGGACTTACAAACAGCAGTCAGAGTTTTTAGGAAATCCTAAAGCAGTCAGAGCAGTAGGAACAGCCAACGGAATCAATAAAATAGCGATTATTATTCCCTGTCACCGTGTTATCGGATCAAACGGCGATCTGATTGGATATGCAGGAGGAATATGGAGAAAGCAAAAATTATTGGAACTGGAGAAGGCTATTTTATTTTGA